The Mycoplasmopsis caviae sequence ATTATTTCTTGCTAATGGCATAAATAACCAAGAAATATTTAATATAGCAATTCCAAAAATTGATGAAATAAAAATAATATTTTTTAATTTTTGTTTTTTATTAATAAAGTGAGCTAATATTGAGCCAACAACTCCAGAAATAGACATTATAAGCGTAAAAATGAATGCTCAATCATTATAACTATATTCATTTGTATATTTAAAAAACTGAATTAATCCACTTTGTTTTGGATATAAAAAGAATAACAAAACAAAAGAGGTTGATAAAACAAAGGTTCATATGATAAGTGAGGATGATTTTGAGTTTTTGTTTAAATTATTTTTACCAATTGATTTATTAAATTCAAAGTAATTATTGTTAATTTTTATTTTTCAATAGAGAATCCCAGAAATAATGTAAGTAATTATGTTTATAATACACAAAAAATAAAATGGAAGATATTTATAAAGTACAAAGGATAAAATTGGAGATAACAAGAAACCGATTGAAGATGAAATAACATTTCCAATATTTATCTTTTCCATATCGGTTTCTGAACTTGCTATATAGTAAGTAATGTCTTTTAAATGTATAAAGCGAAAGGCATGAATGAATCCAGGCAGTGAACTTACTATTATTAGTGTTATGGAAAAAATTTTTTTAAAATTACTGTTATCCTGATTGTTTATGTAACCTAGAAAAATAAATAATGGCACAAGTAAAAGTGATGAACTAAGTAGATCACTAATTAGTAGTGCTTGTTTATTTTTAAATCATTTTATTATTTTTACTGAAAAAATATAAACAACAAGTGATGGAAATTGTATAAGTAAGTATAAAAGAGTTACAAGTCAAAAGTCGCCGGTGATTCTAAAAATATAAATAGACGAACCAAGTTTAAAAGCTTCTGAGCCAATCATTGAGATTGCCAATGAAGACATATACTTAGTTAAATTATTTTTAAAAGTATTAGTCATTGAAATCCTCATTTAATAGAAATATAAAAAACATCAAGTAATAAAAATTTTTTATTAAAACGTTTGAGCTAGTTGAGTGAATTTTACTTGATGGTAGTGATATTGAAATATTATTTTTGTGTTGAGTTTTTATAACTTTTTTTGATACCAAACTTAATGACAATTCATATGGAAGGCTAAACATTTTTAATTTATTTTTGATTATATCTATAATATTATTGATTGTGTCTTTATTTTGTTCATCAACTTGTATTAATAATTTATCTTCTTCTCAATTGTTATTTTCTGAGACATCAATTGAAATATTTAAATTATATTTTTCAAAATAAATCGCATTGTTTATTGACAAGTGATGTTCAAAAAGTTTTCTTATTGCTTCGAATTCGAAAAAAGGAAGAGTTGGTAAACTTTGTTTCTCTCTAATTGAATTAGTAATTAGTTCATTATTCATTAATATGCAATCCAAAAATTTAATAAATTTTTCTTTTTCGGAAAATAGAAAGTTATGAATATTAACTATCTTATTTAATGTTTTCATATGTACTTTGTACTCTTGAATTGAAATAAGTGAATCAATATTTGATAATTTAATGTGAAATTCCGTGTATTTGTAATATTTAAATATGAAGAATGAATTATATAGACATAAAAATATAAATGAATTTGTTAAATTATCTTTCAATTCTTCATTTAAATTAATACATTTTAAGTAATGTTCTATATCTTTAATACTATCTAAAAGTTTTTTTCTTTTGTTATGTTTATAATCGCTTGACAATATATATGGAAATGACGATATTTTTTGAATTAAAAGATAAATAGGCTTTAGGATAAATATATTATCTCAATTTGAATGCTTACAGTAAATTTTGTCTATATCTTCTAGTAATATAAATTCATATCTTACATTTGAATAAATGAATTGTTTTAGATTTTGGTCATTGGTAAGGAAACAAATTTTTAATTCTTTTTCTAAAAAATCCATAAAGTTAATTTTATCTTTTAGACTTGAACTAGTTGTAAAACAAAAATCAATATCGTTGCTTTTTCTATCTAATAAACCTTGAATCTTGGATGCATAACTGCCTTTTAATACTATCGATAAATTTGTTTTATATGTTTTATTAAATAATAAAAGTTTTTTGCCTATTATTTCAATCATATATTCTTTCCCTTGTCAAAAATTTGAATATATCATTATAAGTGTAAATTTTGAAAAAGCAAGAACAAAGCCAAATTAGTGATTTTTCCCAAGTTTGACGAATCAAAAATGAAAATGAACACTTCATATACTAAAGTATATGAAATTTTTTTCATTTTTTCTTATTTTGTGTTATAATATGTTATAATATAATTATGTATGTAAAAGTTTCAAAAGTAGCAGGCAAAGAATATGTTCAAATTTGCCATTCAGTTAGAATAAAAGGAACAAATAAAACAAAGCAAGTGGTTATTGAAAAACTTGGTCTTTTATCAAAACTGCAAGAAGAAAATCCTAACATTTTAGAGGATTTAAAAAATAAATATCAAGGTTTGAGAAATGAAGCGAGAGATAATGAATTATTGAAGTATAGAGTTCACAAATCTATTGATGCTTTATTTGACACAGAATTCAATGAAAGGAATGAATTCAAAGACAAATTAACATATGAAGAAAAGGCTGAAAAAAGTAAAAAATAGTTAGAAAAAATATGGTAATTTACTTTACAAAACGATTTACAAAAAACTAAAACTTGATGAATATTTTGATTTAAAAAGTAAAGAATTTCTTTTCAGATATGATTTAAATAATATTGTTGAGAACCTAACTTTTTAAGAATTTTAAAACCTTCATCAAAACTAAGAACAGTTCAATCTTATGATTCATATTTAATAGAGAATGACGACACGTTGAAATCTCATTACAGAGCATTGGAAATTTTATGCGATGAAAGATTAGATATTATTAAACATTTAAACAATAGATTATCAGAATTAATGGACAGAAATCTAGAAGAGGCTTTCTACGATGTTACAACAGTTTATTTTGAAAGTTTCACAGCAGATGATTTTAGAATCTTTGGTTTTTCAAAGGATTTAAAAGTTAATCAAACACAAGTGGTATTAGGTTTGATGATTGATGCAAATGGAATACCAATAAGTTACAAACTTTTTCCGGAAATACAAGCGATTTTAAGACTTTTATCCCTTTTATACAGGAAGTTAAGGAAAATTTAGGAATCGAAAATGTAACGATAGTTGCTGATAGAGGACTTAATTCTGGGCCTAATTTACAGTCGATAATTGACAATGGTTTTAAATTTATAATGGCAGAAAAATTAGAGCAAAAGGCAAAATTGCCTCTGAAATACTTGACTTAGATTCATATGATAAAATAACTGAAAACTACTTTATTAGAGATCGTAAAGATACAAAATTTGTAAAAAATGAAGATGATGAGAAATATATAATTGATGGTAGACTTGTTCTTTCTTTCAGTGAAAATAGAAGAAAAAGGATGAGAGCGACCGCAAAAGACTTATTGAAAAAGCTTTAAAAGGTGTTCAAAACAATGCTTCAAAAGCTCGCTCAGAATTAAGTAGAGGCGGTAGAAAGTATCTCGATTATAATGTTAAAGAAGTAACGATAAAGACAACAAAAATTGAAGATGATGCAAAATGAGATGGCTTTTATGGAATATTCACAAACGATATGGAAATGAAGACTGATAGAATTATTTCAACATATCGAAAACTTTGAAAGATTGAAGATTCGTTTAGAATGCTAAAAACATCATTTGAGGTTAGACCTGTTTATCTATCAAAAAGGAAGACAATTGAAGGACATTTTCTTATTTGTTATTTAGCCCTTGTACTCCAAAGATTTCTAGAATTCACTATTGACTCAATAGTTGAAGATGATCACAAATTTACTACTGAAAAAATACTCAACAGTATTAGAGAAGTTGAACTAATAACCTTTAAAGATTATGAGAATGATACAGAGTATTTTATGAGAACTGATGAACCAATTGAATACCTTGAATTAATTGAAAAATTAAATATTGAAAGACTTCCACTGATGGGAAAAGTCGATGAAATTGAGGGTATTATAACACATGGCTAAAATTGTAAAAATGACCAATACACCTATAAATAAGGCGTATTAGTCATTTTTAATACTCCTTTTTTAATTGATTCGTCAAACTTGGGAAAAAGCAAGAACAAAGCCAAATTAGTGATTTTTTTCATATTTTTGAAATTTTGAGTTCTCTTTTAATAAAATTATGCTAATATAAATAAGCATTAAAAATGCATTTAATTTTATACTTGGTTAAGATGAAAATTTTAGCTAGGTTAAAACATATATGTAGGAGAAATATATGATTACTAAGGAACAAAAAGCTAAATTAGTTGCTAAATATGGTGCAAATAAAAAAGATACAGGAAACACATTTGTTCAAATAGCTATCTTGACAGCTGAAATTGAAGATTTGAAAAAACACTTTTCAGCAAATCCAAAAGACAACCACTCACGTCGTGGTTTTATGGCTAAGATTTCAAGACGCCGTGTTTTACTACAACATCTAAAAGCAAATGATTTAGAAACATACAACAAGGTTTTAGTTGAATTAAACTTAAGAAAATAATAGTAATTTTCATCAAAATAATTAGTGTAGCATTTGCTACATTTTTTTGTTATTTTTATAAAAGTCAATTGTGTTTTATACAATTTCGAATAAGCACAAAACAAGTGAGCTTAAATCGAATTAAAATAGGTTATATTTTCCAAATAAGTTGCCACAAGTTTAATTTTAGTAAAATTTATGTATATAAATTTTTGGGAGATTTAATGAAAAACCTAATAAAATTGAATTTTAAAACAGCATATAGAAACAAAGGTGTGTTGATAATGAATTTTGGTTTCTTACCAATAATGCTTTTATTTGGAACGATTTTAATATTGTTTTCAAACAGAGGCGCAATTGGCGATTTATTATCATTAAGAACACTTGCAACTTTTTATTTATATAGTTCTCCAATGTTTATTCTTATGGCTTCAGCGGTTACAAGTGTTTATGTATTTAAAATGCCTCAAACAGAAGGTTTAACATATGTACTTTATTCAAAACCGATATCAAGAAGTCAAATATTTTGATCAGCTTTTATTAGTTCTATTTTAATAAACTTAATCAATAATATTATTGTTGCTTTATTTTTAACTATTAGCGAGTCAATTTTTGTATCTGTTATATATTGAAAAAGTGCAACCATTAGTTTTATTTTTAAAATTTTACTTTTACACATAGTGTATATACTATCAGCTTTTTTGCTATGTACCTTGTCAACATCATTTATTTCGCTGATCTTTTCTAAAATTTCAGCAAAAGGTCTTTATGGAATTACAATGTCTATTTTTGGACTTGCTCCATTAGTATTTGGTGTTTCAAGACTATTTTCTTCATATGTTGAATACTCAAAAATTAGTCCAGTCAGCAAATTAAATAATATTAAGAGAGAAAATTTAGAACCTGATATACAAACTTCATTTATTAAAGAGGATTATGCTTTATCAAACAAAAAATTATCAAACAATAATTTAAAAATTCAAGGAATATCAAATATTTTGAATATTAACTCATGAATTGTTAATCTTTATGATGACATCGTCCTAATGAATGAAAAACAAACTGGCATAGATGCTATGCTAGGTAAAAGTAAAATATATAATTATTACTTTTACAAAAAGATTTGAAAACTGTTCTTGATGGTTTTAATTATCTTACAAAAGATAATAAAAAAATTTATATTATAAATACCAACATAGACTTCTACTGCTGAAAATGGTAGACAAATTATAAGTAAATGATCACTAAACAAAGCAGTAACTGAAATGTCTTATAAAAGAAATTTTATTAAATGAGGCGATAAATATTATGATCGTATAAAATACCCATATTCTTTGATAAACATTTGAAATGAGCACCCAAATGTTTTTGACCAACAATTATTTGATCAAATAAACTTAAAGATTCAAGAATTTAGATCAGAGTTTAATCAAAAAATATCTGATAGGAAAGCTGAACTTGAGAATGTCAGAAACACATTTGATGCATATGACAATATTATCAAAGAAATGAACAAAAAAATATATAACTCTATCTTTCCACTAATTGCTAATCAATTTAAATTTTATCTTAGTGCTGGTGATAAAAGTGATGAAGAACAAAAATTTAATAATTTTATAGAACAAAATAAAACATATGAACGAAGAGATATATTAGGACAAAAACTTGATATCATAGATTTTGATTTTCAAGATATTACAAAAGGTATTTTTCTTGCTACATTAATAGACAATAATATGTTTGAAATCACCAAAGCCTTTTCATTATTTACATATGATTTATATAATAAAACTAAAGTAGCACTAAAGGATTTTTCTTATGCAGACCCAGAAAATTCTAAACTATTTGGAGCACTGTTTGTCAATTCTGAACACATAGATGAAAATAAGATAGATGTTCATGCTTATAAAGTCCATATGGTAAGCATATTTCCAGCATATTTACAATTTTTAATCATTATAACACTAGCCGGAATTTTATCAACTTGAGGTTGAGCAATTTATAGAAAAGCAAATCTTATAAAATAGGAGAAATCATGAGTGAAAACGCAATTGAATTTAAAAATACTTCAATGAATTTTAAAAGTTTTAAAGCTCTTAAGAATGTCTCATTTAGTGTCAAAAAAGGTCAATTCCATGGTTTTATAGGGGCAAATGGTGCTGGAAAGACAACAAGTTTTAGATCACTGCTTAATTTTTATCCAGAAGTCAAAGGAGAAATTCTAATTGATGGAATTAGTTACAAAGATAAAAAGAGTAGAGAAAAATTAGGTTATGTACCTGAATTAGCAACATTTCCTAAGAATTTAAATATATTTGAATATTTAGTTGCATTAGCTGAATTTAATAATTTTAAAAAAGAGGAAGCAAAAAAAAGAGTTAAAGAATTACTTGAGGAATTAGGTGTTGAGAAATCACTATGAAAAAAACTTGGTAAAAACTTATCTTCTGGTCAACAAAAAAAGGTAATTCTTGTTCAAACTCTTATTCATAATCCAGACATCTTAATCCTTGATGAGCCAGCAGCAAATCTTGATCCAAAAGTTAGAATTGAACTTTATACAAGTTTAGGTAAATTACACAAGCAAGGCAAGACAATATTTGTTTCATCTCATATTTTAAGCGAATTAGAACAATATATAGATAGTTTAACAGTATTAGATAAAGGCAAAGTTTTATACTCAGGTGGGCTTGATATTTTGGAAAGTTCTGATTTTAAGATATTTATTAAAACAGATAAAATTAAAGAAGCAACCGACATTTTAGAAAAAGAAAAAATAATTAATAGTTTAGATGATGTTAAAACAAAAAGAAATGGTGTTGCTATCAATTTACCTTTTGAAAAAATTTCATTAGTTATAAATACTTTAATTAATAATAAAATAGAATTTGAAAGTGTGGGAAAAAACACTGAAACATTAAATGAAAAATTTTTCAATGTGAAGAAAAGCGAATAATTTACCAAAATAACTATAAAACTGTTGTTTTGGTAAAGGTAAAATATTTTCAATCATAATTTTATTTATTTTTAAAAAGTGCAAATTGTGGTAATATAATAAAGCAAATTTGATTTATTATATAATTTAACTAATAATATATGTAAATTTAGATATTTAAGTCAACAATTTTTTGAAATTTTAATAAGGAGATTAACATGAAACAATTTACAGCAACAATTATCGATCCTATTGGTCTTCATGCACGTCCAGCAAGTGTTGTTTCAACAATTGCTTCAAAATTTAAGAGTGATGTACAAATCACATTAGATAAAAATGGTAAAGTTGGAAATCTAAAATCAATAATGAATGTTATGTCATTAGGTGTTAAAAAAGGCGACACAATTACTATTAAAATTAATGGTGCAGATGAAGAAGAAGCATACAACTCAATTTTTGATGCTTTCAAATCAAACGAAATTATTTAATTTTATATTAAACCGCGCCACGCGGTTTTTTATGTAGAAGGAAGAATTTTTATGAATTTTGCTAAATACTTTTTCAAAAAAATTCTACTTACACTATTAGGAGTATTAGTTACAATAACTATTAGTTATTTTGTAATAGTTATATTTATTAACAATCAAAACGGTCAACCTATAATTAAAAATTACTTTAAATTCTTAATTTCAATATTTAATGGATTCGGTAAACCACTATTAGCAAATAACAGTGGTTTTAAATCATCATTATCACTGTTTTTTCACTATTATAAATTTAGCTTACTTTTTGTAGGCATTTCTTTTGTATTCAGCTTTTTTATAGGTGTTTTAGTTGGAATATGACTTGGTTATAAGAATAATAAATTTAGCGATTTAGCTATATCATTCATTGTATTTATTTTAGCAGCAGTACCCACTTTTATTTTCGCTCCAATAATGCTGATTATTTCAGAGATTAATGATTTACCGGTTAATTTTGTTGAACCTTCAGCATTTGGCTTTGGCTTTACACTGCTTTCTTTAATGATTCCCATTTCCCTTCTCTCATTAGGGATAATTGCTTTCTTTACCACTATAACAAAAAGCAATCTTGTTCAAATATTAAAAAAGGATTATGTCATTACACTAAAAGCAAATGGACTTAATAGTTGAAAAATTTTCCAAAAAGCAGTTATTAAAAACCTATTTATTTCAATAATCAACCAAATAGTACCTATTCTTGTTTTAGCAATTAGTTTTAGTTTAATAATTGAATTAATTTTTCAAATTCCAGGGCAAAGCATTATTCTAATAAGTATGTTTGAACAAGGTGAAATAAATGTTATTATGGCACTTGTCTTCTTTAAAACTTTGCTTTTATTTATCTTAGCTTTCATCTGTGAATTAATTTACGATATTTTACAAGTTGAAAATGGATACAACTTCTACTTTAATCTAAATATTAAGGATAGAATTGCTAAGATTAAATTTAGAAAGGGGGTGCATTGTGTCAAATAAACATGAACACCACCATTCGCATAAAAAAGAAGGACAAAGCCATTTAGAATTTGAAAGTAGTCTTTTTGTTAAAGCACACCACAAGCATTTTTTAGTTAATGTAACTAACAACAAGAGTGAATTCAAACAATACTTAGGACGCTTCTTTCGAAAAAAAATAAACATTTTTTTAGTTTCATTAATTGCAATATTACTAGTGTTTTTAACTCTAAGTGCTATCATTAGTCCATATTCACCGAAAAAAAGTATCATTGATTCTCATTTAGCTTACAATTTGCCAAACTATATTGGTGCAAGTATTACTAAAAAGTTTTCAAGTGATGATAATTTCTATCAACTTATTTTAAATATGCAGAAAAACAATCCTCATTTGCGAATTGTTGTTAATGAAACACCAAGTTTTGATTTGGTAAATTTAACATACAATCCATATCAACTTATCTATGCAATTGAAGGAAAAAAATACATTTTACTTTTTGGTACAAATTCAAGTGGTATTGATCGTTTTAGTTTCTTTATTCACTCATTTGGAACAAGTATATTAATTACATTTATTGCAACATTATTTCAACTTATTATAGGAACATTTTTAGGCTCAATAATTGCATATTATTCAAATAGAAGCAGTGCTAAATTTAGTTACTATTTAATTGGAACAATTAACATAATTCCTTTTTTAATAATTGTTTTCTTATTTTTTAAAATAACTTCATATAACTTTTTTAATGCTCTTTTAATATTAAGTACAATTGGTTCATTAAGTTTCTTTTATTCAAGTTATTCAATTGGACTCGAAATTAAAAATAAAGAATTTATTTTGGCATATAAGTCAAGCGGCGTAAGCAATTGAAGAATTATTTATCGTATTATATTTTGTCACTGTTTATGAAGAAATATAGCTCTTGTTTCAGATTCGCTTTCGCTTAATATGTTAGCTTTAGCTTCATTAGCATTCTTTAATATTTATAAGATAGATCAAAGTTTAAATATTGGAAATGTTTTTAAAGATCTTATTGATAATTTAAGAAACATTCAATATACAATATTTGTATCAACAATTACAAGTTTATATGTAATTTTAGTTAAATTTTTAGGCATTAATTTATTTATTGCAAGTGTACCAAAATTAGATAAGTAAGGATATTATGAGAAAAAAAATTAAAAATATAGCAAGTGCATTTTTAATTTCTACAACACTATTTAGTAGTGTTGTATCTATTTCATGCAATAATATTCGTCAGGTTAATTCAAAAGACAATTACATTAAAAAATTCAACAAACCTAACACTTATAAAGATAATTTTATACTTAGTAAAGTTAAAAGAATTGATAACGATTATGAAAGTTTGCTCACAGCACCGCTTATACGTTGAAAAAATGTTGGTAAGAGCAAGTATGATTATTTAAACAAGCATTTTTATAAAACAAGTGCAAGATTTTTAGAATTTTATTTAGCCAAATCAATCACGCTAACTTTAAATGATGAGAGCAAAAAAACTTTTGATGATGATAATGTTAGTGATAAGGTTAATAGTAATCTTTCTTCAACTACAAAAAATGATCAACTAGGTGCACAAAATGGTGTAGTACAAATTTATTCACAAGAGAATAACAATATAAATTCAACT is a genomic window containing:
- a CDS encoding ABC transporter ATP-binding protein: MSENAIEFKNTSMNFKSFKALKNVSFSVKKGQFHGFIGANGAGKTTSFRSLLNFYPEVKGEILIDGISYKDKKSREKLGYVPELATFPKNLNIFEYLVALAEFNNFKKEEAKKRVKELLEELGVEKSLWKKLGKNLSSGQQKKVILVQTLIHNPDILILDEPAANLDPKVRIELYTSLGKLHKQGKTIFVSSHILSELEQYIDSLTVLDKGKVLYSGGLDILESSDFKIFIKTDKIKEATDILEKEKIINSLDDVKTKRNGVAINLPFEKISLVINTLINNKIEFESVGKNTETLNEKFFNVKKSE
- a CDS encoding HPr family phosphocarrier protein, which encodes MKQFTATIIDPIGLHARPASVVSTIASKFKSDVQITLDKNGKVGNLKSIMNVMSLGVKKGDTITIKINGADEEEAYNSIFDAFKSNEII
- a CDS encoding ABC transporter permease subunit, producing the protein MSNKHEHHHSHKKEGQSHLEFESSLFVKAHHKHFLVNVTNNKSEFKQYLGRFFRKKINIFLVSLIAILLVFLTLSAIISPYSPKKSIIDSHLAYNLPNYIGASITKKFSSDDNFYQLILNMQKNNPHLRIVVNETPSFDLVNLTYNPYQLIYAIEGKKYILLFGTNSSGIDRFSFFIHSFGTSILITFIATLFQLIIGTFLGSIIAYYSNRSSAKFSYYLIGTINIIPFLIIVFLFFKITSYNFFNALLILSTIGSLSFFYSSYSIGLEIKNKEFILAYKSSGVSNWRIIYRIIFCHCLWRNIALVSDSLSLNMLALASLAFFNIYKIDQSLNIGNVFKDLIDNLRNIQYTIFVSTITSLYVILVKFLGINLFIASVPKLDK
- a CDS encoding transposase, giving the protein MEMKTDRIISTYRKLWKIEDSFRMLKTSFEVRPVYLSKRKTIEGHFLICYLALVLQRFLEFTIDSIVEDDHKFTTEKILNSIREVELITFKDYENDTEYFMRTDEPIEYLELIEKLNIERLPLMGKVDEIEGIITHG
- the rpsO gene encoding 30S ribosomal protein S15: MITKEQKAKLVAKYGANKKDTGNTFVQIAILTAEIEDLKKHFSANPKDNHSRRGFMAKISRRRVLLQHLKANDLETYNKVLVELNLRK
- a CDS encoding ABC transporter permease subunit, whose translation is MNFAKYFFKKILLTLLGVLVTITISYFVIVIFINNQNGQPIIKNYFKFLISIFNGFGKPLLANNSGFKSSLSLFFHYYKFSLLFVGISFVFSFFIGVLVGIWLGYKNNKFSDLAISFIVFILAAVPTFIFAPIMLIISEINDLPVNFVEPSAFGFGFTLLSLMIPISLLSLGIIAFFTTITKSNLVQILKKDYVITLKANGLNSWKIFQKAVIKNLFISIINQIVPILVLAISFSLIIELIFQIPGQSIILISMFEQGEINVIMALVFFKTLLLFILAFICELIYDILQVENGYNFYFNLNIKDRIAKIKFRKGVHCVK